A portion of the Polyangium spumosum genome contains these proteins:
- a CDS encoding serine/threonine-protein kinase, giving the protein MDCPGENTLNALLGGHLAPEAAAQTEHHVEQCPACQEVLAAVGPSRGPSGEGSATWKDTRTPRAEAALAPGSAVHRYVVLSRVGAGGMGVVYAAYDPELNRRVALKVLRAEGHGEGSEEARARLLSEAQTLARLAHPNVVAIHDVGVTGGDVFLVMEFVEGPTLAAWLAERRRPWQEVLPVFLQAGRGLAAAHEVGIVHRDFKPANVVVGRDGRVRVLDFGLARDGRAPGAAPAHAEESTAHSVVAGTPAYMAPEQHRGRRAGPRADQFSFCVALHEALHGARPFRGETRSEILDAIERGDVHAPRAAEVPAWLDAALRRGLSAKPEARHPSLVELLALLERDRRVLRRRIGMVVVPLLAAALAGGVVHASMGPAAEAPCRGASRRLEGVWDASRRAAVHEAFVATGLPYAAGAFDHAAAELDRRATSWEEAHTQACEATRVRGEQTEEQLGRRMVCLERRLGDLGALTQALSQADVAVVDRSAQAVAELAPVSDCADLVSLSAMDPRPEDPAAQEEIDRIAAELSRARAELAVGRYEAGLARVDPLVGRAAAARYGPIEAEALYLRARIRDLLGKDHEAEADYHAAARAAISSHHDEIVASAWVDRFGIVAFDTRRADEAAEALSYARAALRRRGANPELFARLSVRICSRGNVLADAPHIEADCRRAVEEVERVAPHDPELLAAALQGLSRALRNQGKLEGARAPVDRAIAVLSRTLGKDHPSTLRARRALVAVHQEAGALKEAEAESRAILEDSTRHLPADHPVRVLALFDLGRILTIRGDHAAALPLFEQAFEGERARGGEDSEQAATCLEAMGRALHMLGRKEEAERHYRRALAIREKALGAEHVSVAGSLVYLGVLRDDEGAYEEAEAHYRRALVIREEALGPDHPLVASTLDLLGRTYGKLGRLDAAQPLVERSLAINEARLGEEHPSIADALVPLADIHLERKAPKKAIPLLERAITLYLRQPGDPAMLADARFLLAQALVAAGEDPPRVASLVDEARAGYVAAGPRAAAAVADVDAWLSRIRR; this is encoded by the coding sequence ATGGATTGCCCGGGTGAGAACACGCTGAACGCGCTGCTCGGCGGCCACCTCGCCCCCGAGGCGGCCGCGCAGACCGAGCACCACGTGGAGCAATGCCCCGCGTGCCAGGAGGTGCTCGCCGCGGTGGGGCCGTCCCGAGGCCCGAGCGGGGAGGGCAGCGCGACGTGGAAGGATACACGAACGCCACGCGCCGAGGCGGCGCTCGCGCCCGGGAGCGCCGTCCACCGCTACGTCGTGCTGTCGCGGGTGGGCGCCGGCGGTATGGGCGTGGTGTATGCCGCCTACGATCCGGAGCTGAACCGGCGGGTCGCATTGAAGGTGCTGCGCGCCGAGGGGCACGGGGAGGGCAGCGAAGAGGCCCGCGCGCGGCTGCTGTCGGAGGCGCAGACGCTGGCGCGGCTCGCGCACCCGAACGTGGTGGCGATCCACGACGTGGGGGTGACGGGCGGAGACGTCTTCCTCGTGATGGAGTTCGTCGAGGGGCCGACGCTCGCCGCGTGGCTCGCGGAGCGCCGCCGGCCGTGGCAGGAGGTCTTGCCGGTGTTCTTGCAGGCGGGCCGGGGGCTCGCCGCCGCGCACGAGGTGGGGATCGTGCACCGGGACTTCAAGCCCGCGAACGTGGTGGTGGGGCGCGACGGCCGGGTGCGGGTGCTCGATTTTGGCCTCGCGCGGGACGGGCGCGCCCCCGGCGCCGCGCCCGCGCACGCAGAGGAATCGACGGCCCATAGCGTCGTCGCCGGCACGCCCGCGTACATGGCGCCCGAGCAACACCGGGGCAGGCGCGCAGGCCCGCGCGCGGACCAATTCAGCTTTTGCGTCGCCCTGCACGAGGCGCTCCACGGGGCGCGCCCCTTCCGCGGCGAGACGCGGAGCGAGATCCTCGACGCGATCGAGCGAGGAGACGTGCACGCCCCACGCGCGGCCGAGGTCCCCGCCTGGCTCGACGCGGCCCTGCGGCGCGGGCTCTCCGCGAAGCCGGAGGCGCGGCACCCCTCGCTCGTGGAGCTGCTCGCCCTCCTCGAGCGGGATCGGCGCGTGTTGCGGCGGCGAATCGGGATGGTCGTCGTCCCCCTGCTGGCGGCGGCGCTCGCGGGCGGGGTCGTGCACGCGTCGATGGGCCCTGCGGCGGAGGCGCCCTGCCGCGGGGCGTCGAGGCGGCTCGAGGGCGTGTGGGACGCTTCGAGGCGCGCCGCCGTCCACGAGGCGTTTGTCGCGACCGGGCTGCCCTACGCGGCGGGCGCCTTCGACCATGCGGCGGCCGAGCTCGATCGGCGCGCGACGTCCTGGGAGGAGGCACATACGCAGGCCTGCGAGGCGACCCGGGTGCGCGGCGAGCAGACGGAGGAGCAGCTCGGCCGGCGTATGGTGTGCCTGGAGCGGCGGCTCGGGGATCTCGGCGCGCTCACGCAGGCGCTCTCGCAGGCGGATGTCGCCGTGGTCGACAGGAGCGCGCAGGCCGTCGCCGAGCTCGCGCCCGTGAGCGATTGCGCGGACCTCGTCTCGCTCTCCGCGATGGATCCGCGCCCGGAGGATCCGGCCGCGCAGGAAGAAATCGACCGGATCGCGGCGGAGCTCTCCCGCGCGCGGGCGGAGCTCGCGGTGGGGCGTTACGAGGCCGGGCTCGCGCGGGTCGATCCGCTCGTCGGGCGCGCGGCCGCGGCGCGGTATGGGCCGATCGAGGCGGAGGCGCTCTACCTGCGGGCGCGTATTCGTGATCTGCTCGGCAAAGATCACGAGGCCGAGGCGGATTATCACGCCGCCGCGCGCGCGGCGATATCGAGCCACCACGACGAGATCGTGGCGAGCGCCTGGGTCGATCGGTTCGGCATCGTCGCGTTTGATACGCGCCGCGCCGACGAGGCCGCGGAGGCCCTCTCGTATGCGCGGGCGGCGCTCCGCAGGCGCGGGGCCAATCCGGAGCTCTTCGCGCGGCTCTCGGTGCGGATCTGCTCACGAGGGAACGTGCTCGCCGACGCGCCGCACATCGAGGCGGATTGCCGGCGGGCCGTCGAGGAGGTCGAGCGCGTCGCGCCGCACGATCCCGAGCTGCTCGCGGCCGCGCTGCAAGGGCTCTCGCGCGCGCTGCGCAACCAGGGGAAGCTCGAAGGCGCGAGGGCGCCCGTCGATCGGGCGATCGCCGTCCTGTCGAGGACGCTGGGCAAGGACCACCCCTCCACGCTGCGCGCGCGCCGGGCGCTCGTCGCCGTCCACCAGGAGGCCGGCGCGCTGAAGGAGGCCGAGGCCGAGAGCCGAGCCATCCTCGAGGACAGCACGCGGCACCTGCCGGCCGACCACCCGGTGCGCGTGTTGGCGCTCTTCGATCTCGGCCGGATCCTCACGATCCGGGGCGACCACGCCGCGGCGCTGCCGCTCTTCGAGCAGGCCTTCGAGGGGGAGCGCGCGCGAGGCGGCGAGGACTCCGAGCAAGCCGCCACGTGCCTCGAAGCCATGGGGCGCGCCCTGCACATGCTGGGGCGCAAGGAGGAGGCGGAGCGGCATTATCGCCGCGCGCTCGCGATACGTGAAAAGGCGCTCGGCGCCGAGCACGTGTCCGTCGCCGGCTCGCTCGTGTATCTCGGCGTCTTGCGGGACGACGAGGGGGCCTACGAGGAGGCGGAGGCCCATTATCGCCGCGCGCTCGTGATCCGCGAGGAGGCGCTCGGGCCGGATCATCCGCTCGTCGCGAGCACGCTCGATCTGCTCGGCAGGACGTACGGCAAGCTCGGCCGCCTGGACGCAGCGCAGCCGCTCGTCGAGCGCTCGCTCGCCATCAACGAGGCGCGGCTCGGCGAGGAGCACCCGTCCATTGCCGACGCGCTCGTCCCGCTCGCGGACATCCACCTCGAGCGAAAGGCGCCGAAGAAGGCCATCCCGCTGCTCGAGCGCGCGATCACGCTGTACCTGCGTCAGCCGGGGGATCCGGCGATGCTCGCGGACGCGCGGTTCTTGCTGGCGCAGGCGCTCGTGGCGGCCGGGGAGGACCCTCCACGCGTGGCCTCGCTCGTGGACGAGGCACGCGCGGGGTATGTGGCGGCGGGGCCGAGGGCGGCGGCGGCCGTGGCGGACGTGGATGCGTGGCTGTCGCGGATCAGGCGGTGA
- a CDS encoding sensor histidine kinase: MRFLVLDDNPDDRLMAIRFLRQEFPDAAVDEVFDRPGFDGALARGGYDAVVTDYMMQWTDGLQVLEHIKDHWPYCPVVLFTGSGNEEVAVEAMKAGADDYVVKSPQRMPRLPLAVRHAIERMTAKRRLSQVETHLQRLTDALDVGVFRASPEGELLSCNPAFLRIVGRSTLEEARAQRLDGLLSPPGLYDEVRDPEGGRVRARREVEVSRPDGSRVCVRVSERLGEEEGRPVVDGLVEDISEHKALAEGLQARTEELQQADRRKDEFLAMLAHELRNPLAPILNAATLVRVKTASLADPRIQGACSIIERQVLTLTRLVDDLLDVSRVSQGKITLHPEVIDLNTAITQAIEMVRPHIEGRQQGLAVHLPAEPLEVRGDLTRLTQIFANLLNNAAKFTPQGGALDVTAGKSGADVLVRITDTGVGIVPALLPHVFDLFTQGDRSLDRAQGGLGVGLTLVKRLVEMHGGAVTAESAGVGKGSIFTVRLPALVP; the protein is encoded by the coding sequence ATGCGTTTCCTCGTCCTGGACGACAACCCCGACGACCGGTTGATGGCGATCCGGTTCCTCCGGCAGGAGTTCCCGGACGCCGCCGTGGATGAGGTCTTCGATCGGCCCGGGTTCGACGGGGCGCTCGCCCGGGGCGGGTACGACGCCGTCGTCACCGATTACATGATGCAATGGACCGACGGCCTCCAGGTCCTCGAGCACATCAAGGACCACTGGCCCTATTGCCCCGTCGTCCTCTTCACCGGCAGCGGGAACGAGGAGGTGGCCGTCGAGGCCATGAAAGCCGGGGCCGACGATTACGTCGTCAAGAGCCCCCAGCGAATGCCCAGGCTTCCGCTCGCGGTCCGGCACGCGATCGAGCGGATGACGGCGAAGCGGCGGCTGTCCCAGGTCGAGACCCACCTGCAAAGGCTGACGGACGCGCTCGACGTCGGCGTCTTTCGCGCAAGCCCCGAGGGAGAGCTCCTCTCGTGCAACCCGGCGTTTCTGCGGATCGTCGGACGGAGCACGCTCGAAGAGGCCCGCGCGCAGCGCCTCGACGGCCTCCTCTCGCCGCCCGGGCTCTACGACGAGGTGCGTGACCCCGAGGGCGGGCGGGTGAGGGCGAGGCGCGAGGTGGAGGTGAGCCGGCCGGACGGGTCGCGTGTCTGCGTGCGGGTGAGCGAGCGTCTGGGCGAGGAGGAGGGCCGCCCGGTGGTGGACGGGCTCGTGGAGGACATCAGCGAGCACAAGGCCCTGGCGGAGGGCCTTCAGGCGCGGACCGAGGAGCTCCAGCAGGCGGACCGGCGCAAGGACGAGTTCCTCGCCATGCTCGCCCACGAGCTGCGCAACCCGCTGGCGCCGATCCTCAATGCGGCGACGCTCGTGCGGGTGAAGACGGCCTCGCTCGCGGACCCGAGGATCCAGGGCGCCTGCTCGATCATCGAGCGGCAAGTCCTGACCTTGACGCGGCTGGTCGACGACCTGCTCGACGTGTCCCGGGTGAGCCAGGGGAAAATCACGCTGCACCCGGAGGTCATCGACCTGAACACGGCGATCACGCAGGCCATCGAAATGGTACGGCCGCACATCGAGGGGCGGCAGCAGGGCCTCGCCGTCCACCTGCCGGCCGAGCCGCTCGAGGTGCGCGGCGATCTCACCCGGCTGACGCAGATCTTCGCGAACCTCCTCAACAACGCGGCCAAGTTCACGCCCCAGGGCGGGGCGCTCGACGTGACGGCCGGAAAGAGCGGAGCGGACGTGCTCGTACGGATCACGGACACGGGCGTGGGGATCGTCCCGGCGCTGCTGCCGCATGTCTTCGACCTGTTCACGCAGGGGGACAGGTCGCTCGATCGTGCCCAAGGGGGGCTCGGGGTCGGGCTGACGCTGGTGAAGCGGCTGGTGGAGATGCACGGCGGAGCGGTGACGGCCGAGAGCGCGGGGGTGGGAAAGGGGAGCATTTTCACGGTGCGGCTGCCGGCGCTCGTGCCGTGA